A window of ANME-2 cluster archaeon genomic DNA:
TTGCATTAGTACTGGGTTCAACAGGATCTACATTCGCTGCTAATGATGCAAATGAAGATGGGATGCCTGATAGAGATCGTATCCAATGGACTGATACGGATGATGATAGTATACTAGACTCTCCACCAAAAGATGGATTATGTCGAGATGATGTAAGTTTCCTGGGTGATAAGGAACGCAATCGTGACTGTGATGAAGATTGTGTCCCAGAAGGTAGTGGACCGCATTATGGCCCAAAATAAACGGATTTAATCGTCATTGACACAGTTAAGTGTGTGGGAAACCACACACATTTTTTTTAGTAACTGTATAATTGCTCTTCTTAGTTTTAACAATGTTCAATCAAATAAGCTGTTTATCATTTGCCATGTTAATGTTCCACAATCCACTCTTTGTATCAGGAAATTGTTTTACCCCTTCCCAAAAACTAAAAATTCCTACACCAAAAATTACTTACACCATTAATGATTATATATAATTGAGGCTTCAAAGCTACATCAAAATATATAACACAAATTGGGAGGTTTGAAAGATGGTAAGTATAGAAGATATTCCAGCAGAGCAAAGGTGGGAGATTGCAGCCAGGGCAGCAAGTGCAATCCCGTTAGCATTTGATATTGCCTTCAGGGAAGCAGTTGGAGAAAAGTATGATGAGATAGAACGGTCCATCTATATTGAAGCAGGGAAGGAAATCAAGGACCTTGCATCAGCCCTTGGACTGCCAACAGGCAATGCCAGGGAGATTGACGAGACCTTAGAGATCATTTTAACAATCCTCTATGGACCTGAGTTTGAGGGAGAGATCACAGAAGAAGGCGATGACAGGACCGTAGGGAAGACAACAAAGTGTGCCATGCTCAACAGGGTAGTGGAGATGGGACTTGATCCGCAGGTTGTACTTACTGCATGCCAGACCTACCACAAATCGGCTGTTGAAAACCTTAATCCTGGTTTTACAATACAAGTCAACAAGAGTATGTGCGGTGGCGACCCGTACTGCGAGATGGTCATTGAACGCAGGAAATAATTGGAATTCCAGACAGTGCCAAAAAAGGGGCAAAGGTTTGAAAGCGCCCAGGGAACTGTTTAACAGAATAGTGAGCTGGCTTGAGTGGTACGGTTTTACTACAAACTGTATTACTCGCTATATTTTTAAATTTTTAGTAGATGGATTATATAAAATTACTAATATTCGAATGCGTGCATATTCAGTATCTTGGAACATTAATGGACGAAATAGAAAAACAGGAGGAAACTACCAATGAAAAAATTATTGTATATACCGATGCTCTTGGCGGTTCTGGGGCTCATCGTCTCAGGCTGCATAGAGCCATCGGACGATGAGAAGCCAGAAGCCGCCGTAACGGTTCTCGTGCAGGGATCGCCCATCGATGGTGCCGCTGGCATCATCTTCGACAGTAAAGACCGGCTGCACATCGCCTCTACTGTAGGCAGGGAGATTGTGGTCATGGACCCGGAAACAGGCGAGATACTCGACCGACTCGGTCCGGACGTGGGCGTGGAAGGACCGGAAGATCTCATCTTCGGACCTGACGGCTCGCTGTACTGGACATCGTTTCTGACCGGCGAGGTGGGCAGGCTATCGCCGGACGGTGTCTGCACCAGCCAGTTCGTTGCGCCCGGCGTCGACCCGATCACGTTCTCTGATGATGGTCGCCTCTTCGCTGCCCTGTATCTCATGGGTGACGCGCTGTACGAACTCGACCCCGACCTCGTTGATCCGCCTCGCCTAATCGCTGAGGATCTGGGTTTCTTAAACGGCATGGACTTTGGACCTGATGGATTCCTGTACGGTCCGATCTGGACCAAAGGCGAGGTGGTGCGCGTTGATGTGGATAATGGAACGATTCACCTGGTTGCGGATGGTATGGGTTGTCCGGCGGCTGTGAAGTTCAACTCAGAGGGTCGTCTGCACGTTGCCGACTATTGTGAAGGCGAGATTTTGCGTTTTGATGCAGAGACCGGGAGAAAAGAGGTAATTGCCCGGTTGCCGGCAGGGTTGGATAACCTTGCGTTCGACTCGCATGATCGACTGTTCGTCTCGCATGGTCAGGACGGCACAATCTTTGAGGTTCTTGCCAATGGCACAACGCGGACCGTGAGCCCGGGCGGCATGATAGTGGCTGGCAGCGGTGTTGCCGCGCTACCCCGTTCCGATGGCGAGTCCGTGTTTGTGGCTGACCTCTTTACCCTTCGTGAGTTCGACGGGCTGACAGGCGAGGAAAGAAGCGTCGAGCGGCACTACATTGGAATGCCCGGCATCACGAGTCCGGAGACGGTTTCTCCTGACGGTGATAACCTGGTCTTGTCGTCGGTCTTTTCCAATACTGTTCAGGTCTGGAGTCCTGAGACACGTGAGGTACTGGAGGAGTACACGGACTTTGCGGTGCCAATAAACGCAATCCGATTCCAGGGCGATCTTATTGTCGTCGAACTCGGATTCGAAGCCGGGGCATGTCGTGTCACCCGGACGAGCGATGAGGGGCGTGTCATTCTCGCGGATTCTGCCGATGGACTCGTTCTGCCTGTGGGACTGGCAGCGACCAACGATGACCTGTGGGTCAGCGATTGGGCTACAGGTATGGTGCTTCAGATCGTGGCAGGCGGTGAACTCCTCTTAGAACCAAAACCGATGGCAACAGAACTCTCCGCCCCGGAAGGGCTCACGGTAGCGCCGGACGGAAGCCTGCTTGTTGTTGAGACCGGAGTCGGGCGTCTCTCGTCCATCGACCTTGAGACAGGCAAGGTCAGCACCGTAGCAGAAGGGCTTGAGCTGGGCGCAGAGGGTGCAGAGGGTTATCCGCCTACGTGGATATTCAACGGCGTGGCAGTTGGCTCATCAGGTGTGATCTACGTCACAGGCGACATTGCGAACATCCTCTATCGCATCGAACCCAATCCCTGATTACGTCCGTAGGGGTGCAATGGCTAAACGCAATATATCGATGGTTGCCGCCACATCGCATAATACGGGGTTGCCGACTTCGGCAACCCAAAACACGTTATACTTAAACCGCTTGAGATGAGAGATGCAAAAAATACACATCCGACAGTTCATGGATGCCCTGGATTTTATCCCAAGTGTGGTGCGGCAAGGACGGGGATTAATGGAAGCAACTGGTAAAAAACAAAATATTAAAATATATGCTGCAAGGATGTGAAGCATTATGGCATCGGAAAAGACGATTGATAAAACTGCAAAACCCCTCATAGATAAAGCAAAGAGGGACGAAGTTGAACTTGTCTGGGACCGTTTTGAAAAGCAGGGAGACAAATGCAACTTCGGCGAGCTTGGAATCTGCTGTAAGAACTGCACTATGGGTCCCTGCAGGCTTACCCACCCCTCGCTGCCAATATATCTCAGGGTAGGCCCTCATGCAGCGAAAGCCGTGAAAGGAGTCTGTGGAGCTGGCTATGATACGCTTGTTGCAAGAAACCTTTCAAGAGCGATCGCAGCAGGTGCTGCGGCACACTCGGATCACGGCAGGGATATAGCTCACACCTTGCTCCTCACAGCAGAGAATAAAGCATCGGGATATGAGATCAAAGATGAAGGGAAGTTAAAGGCTCTTGCAGCAGAGTTTGGAATCGAGACTACGGGTAAAGATAAACACGTGATTGCAAAAGAGCTTGCACTCGCAGTTCTTGACGAGTTCGGGATGGTAAAGGGCGCTTTGCAGTTCGTTGAGCGTGCACCTGAGGTTAGACAGAAGCTCTGGAAAGACCTGGGAATCATTCCAAGGGGAGTCGATAGAGAGATCGTTGAGATGATGCATCGAACCCACATAGGGGTTGATAACGACTATGCGAACCTCATCCTCCATGGACTCAGGACATCCTTATCAGATGGATGGGGTGGCTCAATGATTGCGACAGAGCTTTCTGATGTCCTTTTTGGAACACCAAAACCTGTAACATCGAAGGTGAATCTCGGGGTTCTAAATGAGACGGAGGTCAACATCGTGTTGCACGGGCATGAGCCGATTCTCTCTGAGATGCTTGCAGAAGCAGTAAATGACCCGGAACTTGTGGAACTTGCAAAGATGGAGGAAGCTACCGGTATCAATCTCTGTGGGATGTGCTGTACCGCAAATGAGCTTTTAATGAGACATGGTATTCCTGTTGCTGGAAATTTCCTTGACCAGGAGCTTGCAATCGTAACAGGAGCCGTTGAGGCG
This region includes:
- the cooS gene encoding anaerobic carbon-monoxide dehydrogenase catalytic subunit, translated to MASEKTIDKTAKPLIDKAKRDEVELVWDRFEKQGDKCNFGELGICCKNCTMGPCRLTHPSLPIYLRVGPHAAKAVKGVCGAGYDTLVARNLSRAIAAGAAAHSDHGRDIAHTLLLTAENKASGYEIKDEGKLKALAAEFGIETTGKDKHVIAKELALAVLDEFGMVKGALQFVERAPEVRQKLWKDLGIIPRGVDREIVEMMHRTHIGVDNDYANLILHGLRTSLSDGWGGSMIATELSDVLFGTPKPVTSKVNLGVLNETEVNIVLHGHEPILSEMLAEAVNDPELVELAKMEEATGINLCGMCCTANELLMRHGIPVAGNFLDQELAIVTGAVEAMVVDVQCIMPSLGDVAKCYHTLLISTSPKAKFPSAEHIEFDEENGFDIAKGIVKRAILNFKNRNTGRVLIPSDPLDMMAGFSAEAIIAALGGSLTPLIDAIKEGKIRGIAALVGCNNPKVVHDKNHVEMTKALIKKDILVVETGCSAIACAKAGLLLPDAADMAGEGLKSLCRSLGIPPVLHMGSCVDISRILVVVASIANELGVDISDLPVAAAAPEWMSEKAVSIGTYAVASGIFTLLGLPPAIMGSSNVVELLTAGAEDIVGGKFAVETDPIKAAEMISDVIDDKRKGLGL